The genome window TTTGTAAAATTCTATGTGCAATCGTAACGCCGTTATGCCATCCATCTCCGCGCATACTGCGAATCTTCGATCTCCCAAACTGAAATGCAGAAAGAAAACTAGAACTTTTGACGTCTCATGACATGCCCTTCGGCGGGAATACTGAAGGTTGTTTTGCTCCATCCTTAGTGATGCGAATGAACTTCATCGTGCTCAGTCCGGACCAGTCTCCGTTCCACGAGGCGAGGGCTTTGAGAACACTCTCATCGCTAAAGTCGGGCATCCAAAATCCCGTCTTAAACTCGCGATTCTCAACGTCTGTTCGCTGCAACAATGCTTCTTCGCGCTTGCTGGGTGGTCTGCCTTTCCGTCTCTCGCTCTGTAGTTGTTCGATCTCGGGCACGCTGCGGTTGATGTACCTATAGTTGAAGATCGTAAGTATATGCGATTTTCGCAACTTACGAAGAGTGTGGCGCACCTGACAACAATGTCCTTCATTTCATCCTCTGACATCGGAGCTTGGCCTTCTGGGACACTCTCGTGGAAATAGGCGATCCGTTCCACTAAACAGGAGAAACATTAGTTATCGCAACATCGAAGCACAAAATCCCAACGAAAACTGCCGTACCATATGTCTGTCTGGCCCGCGACATATTGGCGGAGACACGAGCGACTCGATCTTCTCTGGCATTGGCTCGGCGCAGTCTTCTGGCATCTCTGCTAAACTCGTGGAGAGCCTCAACAGCGCCTCTCTTCTTAGCAATATGCTTGGTAACTTTCTGGAATGTCTTCGGCATGGTGGGCAACTGGTTTTATCAGATTCTCGGCTCCTTCCACAACGAATGAAGAGAACTTTTTGATCCGACAGTCAAAAGTCGAATTTCATCTTTTGCGgaggatttcttttttctccggCAGAATCTCAAGGCGGTAAGATGAGGTGGCAGCACCGCCTCGACAAGACCAATCAGGAGAGCGGATGGATGGGGCCTCCCCATCGCGTTCCTTGCGCGTCAGAGGGACCAGGGAGGTAACATTCCAATCTTGTTGTCTGGGTCATCCTCATTTCGCGACTGTTTAGGTGCTAGTTAGGCTTGGTGCATGCTACTGAGCACTGATGTCCTCTAATTCCCATGTCCGTCGTCAAAATTGACCTCTAAGCACCAACAGACACCAGTTGATGTCTGTTTCGGCGGTGCTACTTCCCTGAACGAGGAGTATTTGGTCTTCTAAGGACGCTGACAATGGGCATTAAAGGTATGCTTCTTATTGTCCTTGACTCGCGAAGTACTGCATTTGCTTACACACAATATAGGGCTTCATGGCCTGCTTAAATCGATCCAAAAACCATGTCACCTGAAAAAGTTTAGTGGGCAGACCCTGGGAATCGATGCATATGGATGGCTACATCGAGGCACTGTCGCCTGCGCAGTGGACTTGGTCTTGGAAAGGCCTACTAGGAAGTACGTTCATAGCTAACAAGGCTGTATGTCACCATCCCTTTCTCACAGGATCGCAGACACATCGACTTCGTCTTGAATCGAGTCCGCATGCTCCTCTACTTCGGAGTAACTCCATATCTTGTATTCGACGGCGATGAGCTGCCAAGCAAGGCTGGAACCGAAGTGGAGCGTCAAAAGAGACGGCAGGACAGCAAAGCCCTCGGTCTGGAACTCCAGCGAAAAGGGCGGATCGCAGAGGCATACCAGGAACTGCAGAAGGCCGTTGACGTGACGCCCTTGATGGCGCGGGAATTAATAGAGGAACTGAAGAAGATAGACGTCCAATACGTCGTGGCTCCGTACGAGGCAGATGCGCAACTGGCCTATCTGG of Aspergillus luchuensis IFO 4308 DNA, chromosome 7, nearly complete sequence contains these proteins:
- a CDS encoding translation machinery-associated protein 16 (COG:S;~EggNog:ENOG410PRAY;~InterPro:IPR021346,IPR038356;~PFAM:PF11176), coding for MPKTFQKVTKHIAKKRGAVEALHEFSRDARRLRRANAREDRVARVSANMSRARQTYVERIAYFHESVPEGQAPMSEDEMKDIVVRYINRSVPEIEQLQSERRKGRPPSKREEALLQRTDVENREFKTGFWMPDFSDESVLKALASWNGDWSGLSTMKFIRITKDGAKQPSVFPPKGMS